One Branchiostoma floridae strain S238N-H82 chromosome 1, Bfl_VNyyK, whole genome shotgun sequence genomic region harbors:
- the LOC118426810 gene encoding RRP15-like protein → MAVLQTKNMWEQKNRDFVNVSYGSDEDSGSEADASSNEDNDEMSDDHDEEDSPTQPADSTSGNAGWADAMAKILGKQVANNKQTPILVKNKEFEKRKEKEREEKKEQTKKAGVKRQWEEMGRVKPDVTEKERERALQRIATRGVVQLFNAVKKEQKTIQDKLQEAGPTESAVQVSFMSVT, encoded by the exons atggccgtcCTGCAGACGAAAAACATGTGGGAGCAGAAGAACCGGGATTTTGTGAACGTTTCGTACGGCTCAGATGAGGATTCTGGTAGTGAGGCTGACGCAAGTAGTAACGAAGACAATGATG AGATGAGTGATGACCATGATGAAGAGGATAGTCCCACACAGCCTGCAGACTCCACATCAGGGAATGCAGGCTGGGCTGATGCCATGGCCAAGATTCTGGGGAAGCAAGTGGCAAACAACAAGCAGACTCCAATCTTGGTTAAGAACAAAGAGTTtgagaaaaggaaagaaaaagaaagggaAGAGAAAAAAGAACAGACAAAAAAG GCAGGAGTAAAGAGACAATGGGAAGAGATGGGCAGAGTAAAACCAGATGTTACAGAGAAGGAAAGGGAAAGGGCACTGCAAAGAATAGCAACAAG AGGTGTTGTGCAGCTGTTTAACGCTGTTAAGAAGGAACAGAAGACCATCCAGGACAAACTACAGGAGGCTGGACCAACGGAAA GTGCAGTGCAGGTGTCCTTTATGTCTGTAACATAA